The ANME-2 cluster archaeon DNA window TTTAACAGGATCAATGGTTTGAACTGGAAAACATGGTAATGAAGAATTTGCACTGAATAATTAGTGCAACGGTATGTGTGCACATATTATTTATCAACAATTACAGGATGGTACATAACGTTCCATGCGGTTCGAATCTCACACTAATCTACAAGGGTGGCTGCCACACTGCGGCCCTGACGGGCTGCGGTCGCAGGGTTATCTTATAAATCACTTTTGTTTTATATTTTAACAGCCATACCCACTGCTGGCAGCACCCACCAACACCCGAGGCCACAGTATGGCGGCGGGAGTGCCGACCCATGCTCTGCGCATGAGCACCCACACCCGGTACGCGGCGCCAGGGATGGGCGGGCGGTGTGAGAGTGTAAGGATGGGGGGGCAGACAGCAGATCAATACGAACGTAGATGCAACCTTAAATCAGCGTTAATCAGCGTCGTGAAAATTACTGGAAAATATAACCGTGTAAGATCATATATGTTGCAATATTATATGGTTGACTCGACACTAGCAATAATTACTTATCAGTCAGCGGTCTCACTTATCGATCGGCCACTGGTGAGCATGATTTGAAAGCTAGTGTGGTATCTGAGAATTATTGAAATCGAAAATATCCAAGAATAAGCAGGACATATCCTTCTGGAGGAAGCAGGTTCTACTTCCTCCTTTATTCGTTATTTCAACCAGGGCTTGACATTATAAAATTATATTCATAAGATACAACTTCCAGTTTCTGATCTTCTTGTCTGTCATCTTGCGTACCAGCTCCGCTTGCTCCTGATTCAGTTTCTCTTCAGGAATTAACCTGCCATAAAGTTTTGAGTAGGTAATCTGCCCGTGAGAATAGTATTTATCAAAAGGTTTGACAAAGATATTAGTATCATGAGATAAACAAATAGAATTATGAATTCAGCCAAAACAAAAACAGTACATGCTCACTTTGATGGTAAAGTGCTAAGACCGGATGAGCCAGTTGATCTGAAACCCAATGTTCGTTATCGTATAACCATTGAAGATGAAGATTCTTCGGCAAAGCAGAGCATTTGGGAAGTACTCGATGAATTTTCCGGAAAAATTGAAGGACCAGAGGATTGGTCTGAAGAACATGACCATTACCTGTACGGCATACCAAAGCAGAAAAAAAGGTAGTATGAATACAAGCCGATTTTTTATGGACACTGCATATGTGCTGGCATTGCTCAATCAAAATGATAAATATCACGAAAAGGCCAAAGCGATACTTCCAAAAACCAGCATTGCAGATGAAGTGTGTATAACAGAAACAGTAATTATTGAAATTGGTAATTCTCTGGCACGCTCTAACCGTTCTATGGCAATTGCTTTTATTGAAAGTCTATACACTACCTATAACGTCAGTGTTATTCCTGTTGATAGTGAATTGTTGGGTCAAGCTATAGATTTCTATCACAGACGGGAAGATAAGGAATGGGGATTAACAGATTGTATCTCATTTATTGTAATGGAGGACCAAAATTTGACGAATGCGTTAACGTCAGATGAGCATTTCATACAGGCAGGTTTCAGAGCGTTATTGAGAGAAGATATCCCATCCAAAGAATGAATAACTTGAAATTGAAAGGTTTACATTTCTTTTCAATGATGTTATTCCCGCCGCCGCTGCGCTTTGTATATCCACAAGACCTTAAACAAAATAAATTTGAGTGTAATCTAATTTTGTTGGCTATTTCTACGTTTATCTGCCGTTCGAAGTTCATAAGAATTCGCAAGGTCTGGCTGCCACACTACCGCCCTGACGGGCTGCAGTGGCAGGGTACAGTACAGATGTTGGGACAGCAAAAGGGTGTGAGAATGGATGGGAGCTGGCAATCATTTCAATATTAACCGCAGATATACGGAAATTGAAGCTTGCTGCTAAGTGTTTCACCGCAAAGTTCGCAAAGACAATGTTACCTTAACTTTGCGTCCTTTGCGGTGCAGTATATCATTAATTGTATATTTCAACAGCCATGCCCCCGCCGGCAGCACCCACCAACACCTGAGGCCACAGTACGCACACACCACTTCCCGGCCCACGCTCTGCGCATGAGCACCCGCACCAGGTCCGCAGTGCCAGGGATGGGCGGTCGGTCGAGTGCAGGAAGGGCAGCGAAGGTGAGTAGAGAATTTGAGTTCGTTGGAAAGTCTTTGATTTTCAACCCGATACAAACAGTAATACACAGATTAACTTTATATAAAATATTAACCTAATCAATGCAGTACAACATTTTTATTTCAAAATTTTATAATAATTTATAATCATTTGATTTGGTTATACTCAGTTAAAATCAAGCTGTTTTGAAAAACAATAATTTATGTTTACTTATTTTTAAATATCAACCCTTATTCCCAGTCCACAAGCAAAAAAAGTACTATAACAATTTAGTTCAATTGAAAAATTTATATATTTTATTGACAAATACTAACTCAATATGCTTAATATCATCGATAGTTTAACCACAAAAGTGAAAGCTGCTCAGTCAGTGTTAGATAATTTTATTGATGAGACTGGTCAAAAACCCAGACCAAAACAAAAAATCAACTACTCTTGAGATTGATGGCGATTATGAGATCAATTCAAAAGGTAGGTTAGCACTATCGAACCCGGCATGTCCAATACATGGAACTAAATACATAACTGAAAACGGTTGGACCAGTAACATATTGGAAACCATCACTGGAGATAAGGCTAAAATTATCCGTCAAATGCATATTTGTTCAGAGTGCCGAACAGTTTTTTTGCCAAGCTTGGAATATCTTAAAATACCTTATGGCAGAATAACGAAAGATGGGCAGCGTTATCTACTTGAACTAACAATTGAAGATGGATCATCCCTTAGGAAAGCAAAAAGAAGGTTGAAAAACACCTTTGGTCTTGAAATAGATATTTCCCGTCTCTGGTACTTGATACAAGCTACTGGAATAAAATCTAACGAAAAAACCAAAGAACTGACCGATAGCGGCATTAAATTCAGCAGAATTGTATGTTACGACGAAAAAATATTACGTAAAACCGTTAAGAATGTAGTTAAAATGTCAGTCCTTGATGTTATTTATGGTTATGCTATCAAAGAAGACGTTAAGAAAAATAAAAAAAGTAAAACGATTGGGTCATTTCTTATCGATGCCTTAGAAGATAAGCCTATACTTGCAATCGTTACGGATTGTGACCCGAAGTATCCAGATATTGTAAAAAATAATTTTCCAGATGTACAGCATCAGTTGTGTGTCGGTCATTTTAATGATATTGTAGATGATGACATTCGAATAGCAGCTGGCCTCAATTATGGCAAAAAGAAAGAACTTCCTACAAAATATCAAAAGCTGAAGGGTGAAATATATTACATCCTTTCTTCAAAAAGCAGAATAATTGCTGATAAAAAGCTATATTCCCTTATGGAGTGTGAATTGGGTAAAGATGAAGCAATCGATAAACTAATAA harbors:
- a CDS encoding DUF104 domain-containing protein, which produces MNSAKTKTVHAHFDGKVLRPDEPVDLKPNVRYRITIEDEDSSAKQSIWEVLDEFSGKIEGPEDWSEEHDHYLYGIPKQKKR
- a CDS encoding type II toxin-antitoxin system VapC family toxin; this encodes MNTSRFFMDTAYVLALLNQNDKYHEKAKAILPKTSIADEVCITETVIIEIGNSLARSNRSMAIAFIESLYTTYNVSVIPVDSELLGQAIDFYHRREDKEWGLTDCISFIVMEDQNLTNALTSDEHFIQAGFRALLREDIPSKE